A part of Pantoea vagans genomic DNA contains:
- the guaB gene encoding IMP dehydrogenase gives MLRIAKEALTFDDVLLVPAHSTVLPNTADLSTQLTKNIRLNIPMLSAAMDTVTEAGLAIALAQEGGLGFIHKNMSIERQADEVRKVKKHESGVVTDPQTVLPTTPLADVKALTERNGFAGYPVVNLDNELVGIITGRDVRFVTDLSQPVSAVMTPKDRLVTVKEGEARDVVLHKMHEKRVEKALVVDDSFHLLGMITVKDFQKAERKPNACKDAQGRLRVGAAVGAGAGNEERIDALVAAGVDVLLIDSSHGHSEGVLSRIRETRAKYPDLEIVGGNVATGAGALALVAAGVSAVKVGIGPGSICTTRIVTGVGVPQITAVSDAVTALEGTGIPVIADGGIRFSGDIAKAIAAGASCVMVGSMLAGTEESPGEIELYQGRSFKSYRGMGSLGAMSKGSSDRYFQTDNAADKLVPEGIEGRVAYKGRLKEIVHQQMGGLRSCMGLTGCPTIDDLRTKAEFVRISGAGINESHVHDVTITKESPNYRMGS, from the coding sequence ATGTTAAGAATCGCTAAAGAAGCACTCACTTTTGACGACGTTCTGCTCGTTCCTGCTCACTCCACCGTCCTGCCCAATACGGCCGATCTCAGCACTCAGCTGACCAAAAATATCCGTTTAAACATTCCTATGCTCTCAGCTGCCATGGATACCGTGACCGAAGCGGGTCTGGCGATTGCGCTGGCACAGGAAGGCGGCCTTGGCTTCATCCATAAAAACATGTCGATTGAGCGCCAGGCAGACGAAGTACGCAAGGTGAAGAAACATGAGAGCGGCGTGGTTACCGATCCCCAGACCGTGCTGCCAACCACGCCACTGGCTGACGTTAAAGCCCTGACCGAGCGCAACGGCTTTGCGGGCTACCCGGTTGTTAACCTCGACAACGAACTGGTCGGTATCATCACCGGTCGTGACGTACGCTTTGTCACCGACCTTTCTCAGCCGGTCTCTGCGGTTATGACCCCGAAAGATCGTCTGGTGACGGTGAAAGAGGGCGAAGCGCGCGACGTCGTGCTGCACAAAATGCATGAGAAGCGCGTTGAGAAAGCGCTGGTGGTGGATGACAGCTTCCATCTGCTGGGCATGATCACCGTTAAAGACTTCCAGAAAGCCGAACGTAAACCTAACGCCTGTAAAGATGCGCAGGGTCGTCTGCGTGTCGGTGCGGCAGTAGGCGCGGGCGCCGGTAACGAAGAGCGTATCGATGCGCTGGTCGCTGCGGGCGTTGACGTGCTGCTGATCGACTCTTCACACGGCCACTCTGAAGGTGTCCTGTCACGTATCCGTGAAACCCGTGCTAAATATCCTGACCTTGAAATCGTTGGCGGCAACGTTGCTACCGGCGCAGGCGCACTGGCGCTGGTCGCGGCAGGCGTCAGCGCTGTTAAAGTCGGCATCGGTCCAGGCTCTATCTGTACGACCCGTATCGTGACCGGCGTGGGCGTTCCGCAGATTACTGCCGTTTCTGACGCCGTGACCGCGCTGGAAGGGACCGGTATTCCGGTTATCGCCGATGGCGGTATTCGTTTCTCCGGCGACATCGCCAAAGCGATCGCCGCAGGTGCCTCCTGTGTGATGGTCGGTTCGATGCTGGCGGGGACCGAAGAGTCACCGGGCGAAATCGAGCTCTATCAGGGCCGTTCATTCAAATCCTATCGCGGTATGGGTTCACTGGGCGCGATGTCTAAAGGCTCTTCTGACCGTTACTTCCAGACTGATAACGCCGCAGACAAACTGGTGCCGGAAGGCATCGAAGGCCGCGTTGCCTATAAAGGCCGTCTGAAAGAGATCGTACATCAGCAGATGGGCGGCCTGCGTTCGTGCATGGGCCTGACCGGTTGCCCGACCATTGACGACCTGCGCACCAAAGCGGAATTTGTCCGCATCAGCGGCGCGGGCATCAATGAGAGCCACGTGCATGACGTGACCATCACCAAAGAGTCACCGAACTACCGCATGGGTTCATAA
- the guaA gene encoding glutamine-hydrolyzing GMP synthase, with amino-acid sequence MTTENIHKHRILILDFGSQYTQLVARRVRELGVYCELWAWDVTEEQIRQFNPSGIILSGGPESTTELNSPRAPDYVFNAGVPVLGVCYGMQTMAMQLGGTVSGSNEREFGYAQVEVTTPSALVRDIEDAISAAGKPLLDVWMSHGDKVTAIPADFVTVASTESCPFAIMANEEKRFYGVQFHPEVTHTRQGLRMLERFIIDICECEALWTPAKIIEDAVERLREQVGNDKVILGLSGGVDSSVTAMLLHRAIGDRLTCVFVDNGLLRLNEAQQVMDMFGDHFGLNIIHVPAEMRFLDALAGIDEPEAKRKTIGRVFVEVFDEEALKLQDVKWLAQGTIYPDVIESAASATGKAHVIKSHHNVGGLPKEMKMGLVEPLKELFKDEVRKIGLELGLPYDMLFRHPFPGPGLGVRVLGEVKKEYCDLLRRADAIFIEELHKADLYNKVSQAFTVFLPVRSVGVMGDGRKYDWVVSLRAVETIDFMTAHWAHLPYDFLGRVSNRIINEVDGISRVVYDISGKPPATIEWE; translated from the coding sequence ATGACGACGGAAAATATCCATAAGCACCGCATTCTGATTCTCGATTTCGGCTCACAATATACTCAGCTGGTTGCCCGCCGCGTGCGCGAACTCGGCGTTTATTGTGAACTCTGGGCATGGGATGTCACCGAAGAGCAGATCCGCCAGTTCAACCCAAGCGGCATCATCCTTTCCGGCGGCCCGGAAAGCACCACCGAGCTGAACAGCCCGCGTGCACCTGACTATGTCTTCAACGCTGGCGTGCCGGTGCTGGGCGTCTGCTACGGTATGCAGACCATGGCGATGCAGCTGGGCGGCACCGTTTCAGGATCAAATGAGCGCGAATTTGGTTATGCGCAGGTCGAAGTCACCACGCCAAGCGCGCTGGTTCGCGACATCGAAGATGCGATCAGCGCCGCCGGTAAACCACTGCTGGATGTCTGGATGAGCCACGGCGACAAAGTCACGGCGATCCCGGCTGACTTCGTGACCGTTGCCAGCACAGAAAGCTGTCCGTTCGCCATCATGGCCAACGAAGAGAAGCGTTTCTACGGTGTGCAGTTCCACCCGGAAGTGACCCATACCCGCCAGGGTCTGCGGATGCTCGAGCGCTTCATCATCGACATCTGTGAATGTGAAGCCCTGTGGACCCCTGCCAAAATCATTGAAGATGCCGTTGAGCGCCTGCGTGAGCAGGTGGGTAACGACAAAGTGATCCTCGGTCTGTCAGGTGGCGTGGACTCCTCTGTGACCGCAATGCTGCTGCATCGCGCTATTGGTGACCGTCTGACCTGCGTGTTCGTGGATAACGGCCTGCTGCGTCTGAACGAAGCACAGCAGGTGATGGATATGTTTGGCGACCACTTTGGTCTGAACATCATCCATGTACCGGCTGAAATGCGCTTCCTGGATGCGCTGGCGGGTATTGATGAACCTGAAGCCAAGCGTAAAACCATTGGTCGCGTCTTTGTGGAAGTGTTCGACGAAGAAGCGCTGAAGCTGCAGGACGTGAAGTGGCTGGCGCAGGGCACCATCTATCCGGACGTGATTGAATCGGCGGCGTCTGCCACCGGTAAAGCGCACGTGATCAAATCGCACCACAACGTCGGTGGCCTGCCGAAAGAGATGAAGATGGGCCTGGTTGAGCCGCTGAAAGAGCTGTTCAAAGACGAAGTACGTAAGATTGGTCTGGAGCTGGGCCTGCCGTACGATATGCTGTTCCGCCATCCATTCCCGGGTCCGGGTCTGGGCGTGCGCGTGCTGGGCGAAGTGAAGAAAGAGTATTGCGACCTGCTGCGTCGTGCTGATGCCATCTTCATCGAAGAGCTGCACAAAGCGGATCTCTACAACAAAGTCAGCCAGGCGTTCACCGTCTTCCTGCCGGTTCGTTCCGTCGGCGTGATGGGTGATGGCCGCAAATATGACTGGGTTGTCTCGCTGCGTGCGGTGGAAACCATCGACTTTATGACCGCACACTGGGCGCACCTGCCGTATGATTTCCTGGGCCGCGTCTCTAACCGCATCATCAATGAAGTCGACGGTATTTCCCGCGTGGTGTACGACATCAGCGGTAAGCCACCGGCGACGATTGAGTGGGAATAA
- the mgtE gene encoding magnesium transporter — MSASHSQRLSEIRHRILTLLLNEHDLVDALLEKSGDLNPEQQRENAAQRDALEQDILQLHAADLADILEALPEEERQALWRLVPNERRGHILVEASETVWASLTEEMSDRDILRAIQPLDIDDQVWLARYLPRDLTGRLLATVEPALRARMLDMVQLDRDRVGRVMDFNILTVRDDVTLATVQRFLRKRKDMPGGTDKLFITNKDNQLLGELMLTDILLNKPKTLVSDVMNARPTTFQLNDKAEDAASAFERYNLISAAVTDAKGKLIGRVTIEDIIDLVNAENESNIRKMGGISQEEDVFAPVRKSVRKRWAWLAINLCTAFVASRVIGLFEGTISQIVALATLMPIVAGIGGNTGNQTITMIVRALALHQVEPGNFSFLIVRELGVALINGLFWGGIMGGITWLMYDNMALGGVMMLAMALNLLLAALMGVLVPLVMTKMKRDPAVGSSVLITALTDTGGFFIFLGLATIFLLPH; from the coding sequence GTGTCTGCCTCTCACTCTCAACGTTTAAGTGAAATACGTCATCGCATTCTGACGCTGCTGCTCAACGAGCACGATCTGGTTGATGCTCTGCTGGAGAAATCCGGCGATCTCAATCCTGAGCAGCAACGTGAAAATGCGGCCCAGCGTGATGCGCTGGAACAGGACATTCTGCAACTGCATGCCGCTGACCTCGCGGATATTCTCGAAGCCCTGCCCGAAGAGGAGCGTCAGGCGCTGTGGCGGCTGGTGCCAAATGAGCGGCGCGGCCATATACTGGTTGAAGCATCTGAAACGGTCTGGGCCAGCCTCACCGAGGAGATGAGCGATCGCGATATTCTGCGTGCTATTCAGCCGCTGGATATCGACGACCAGGTCTGGCTGGCGCGTTATCTGCCACGTGACCTGACCGGACGCCTGCTGGCGACCGTAGAGCCAGCCCTGCGCGCCCGCATGCTTGATATGGTGCAGCTCGACCGCGATCGCGTAGGCCGGGTGATGGATTTCAATATCCTGACGGTGCGCGACGATGTCACGCTGGCAACGGTGCAGCGTTTTCTGCGTAAGCGTAAAGACATGCCAGGCGGCACGGATAAGCTGTTTATCACCAATAAAGATAATCAGCTGCTGGGCGAGCTGATGCTGACAGATATCCTGCTTAACAAACCTAAAACCCTGGTGAGCGACGTCATGAATGCGCGCCCGACCACCTTCCAGCTCAACGATAAGGCCGAAGACGCCGCCAGTGCCTTTGAGCGTTATAACCTGATCTCTGCCGCCGTCACTGACGCAAAAGGCAAACTGATTGGCCGTGTCACCATTGAAGACATCATCGATCTGGTGAATGCCGAAAACGAAAGCAACATCCGTAAAATGGGCGGTATCAGTCAGGAAGAAGATGTTTTCGCGCCGGTGCGTAAATCGGTGCGTAAACGCTGGGCCTGGCTGGCGATTAATCTCTGTACCGCCTTTGTCGCCTCGCGCGTTATCGGGCTGTTTGAGGGGACGATTTCGCAAATTGTTGCCCTCGCTACTCTGATGCCGATTGTCGCGGGTATCGGCGGCAACACCGGTAACCAGACCATCACCATGATTGTGCGGGCGCTGGCCTTACATCAGGTTGAACCGGGAAATTTCTCTTTCCTGATCGTCCGTGAGCTTGGCGTGGCACTGATCAACGGCCTGTTCTGGGGCGGCATCATGGGCGGCATTACCTGGCTCATGTATGACAATATGGCACTGGGCGGCGTCATGATGCTGGCCATGGCGCTGAACCTGCTGCTGGCCGCGCTGATGGGCGTGCTGGTGCCGCTGGTGATGACCAAAATGAAGCGCGATCCGGCCGTGGGTTCCAGCGTGTTGATCACCGCGCTGACCGATACCGGTGGCTTCTTTATCTTCCTGGGGCTGGCGACAATCTTCCTGCTGCCGCACTGA
- a CDS encoding YfgG family protein — protein sequence MNSAISPRRRQKTGTMTRIVLLISFIILFSRLIFILPAAFEHHQQQKAIPEPVTVTSGDTR from the coding sequence GTGAACAGCGCTATTTCTCCCCGAAGACGTCAAAAAACCGGCACCATGACCCGTATTGTGCTGCTGATCAGTTTTATCATTCTCTTTAGTCGCCTGATATTTATCCTGCCCGCTGCCTTCGAGCATCATCAGCAACAGAAAGCGATTCCTGAACCGGTTACCGTTACATCAGGTGATACGCGCTAA
- a CDS encoding helix-turn-helix transcriptional regulator, whose protein sequence is MEYCFTLRFSLPDGHAPVDEMLETLAAAGCDDALIGLGMPGRIALEFTRESDSATDVLKQAEEDVLRAIPGATLVEAAPDFVGLTDVAEIIGMTRQNMRKLMLSHRPPFPLPVHDGKTAIWHLADVLEWLSQRGNYTLPTATRELAQVTRQRNLNGSLQRYGLRG, encoded by the coding sequence ATGGAATATTGTTTTACGCTGCGGTTCAGCCTGCCGGACGGGCATGCGCCGGTGGATGAGATGCTGGAAACGCTGGCAGCAGCAGGCTGTGATGATGCGCTGATCGGTCTGGGGATGCCGGGACGAATTGCACTGGAGTTCACCCGGGAGTCTGACTCTGCAACGGACGTATTAAAGCAGGCGGAAGAGGATGTACTGCGCGCGATACCGGGTGCCACACTGGTGGAAGCAGCTCCCGATTTTGTGGGCCTGACAGATGTGGCGGAGATCATCGGCATGACGCGACAGAATATGCGCAAGCTGATGCTCAGCCACCGCCCGCCGTTTCCGCTGCCGGTGCATGACGGTAAAACCGCCATCTGGCACTTAGCGGATGTACTGGAGTGGCTGAGCCAGCGCGGTAATTATACGCTACCAACGGCGACCCGTGAGCTGGCACAGGTGACGCGACAGCGCAATCTTAACGGGTCGCTGCAACGTTACGGCCTTCGCGGCTAA
- a CDS encoding DUF3750 domain-containing protein, translating to MLSLKVFSLFFVAVLLLSLGASIAQATRHGESSESGGWATARRDSAGIAPDPRALYSLAIIQVYAAPTYGWKGRVAVHPWIIFKRAGETRYTRYEVISWGSGDKVRRNTNLPDGYWYGAKPRLLVEHRGPEAEAMIPQIEAAIKSYPWPTTYRAWPGPNSNTFLAHIGREVPALRLDLPANALGKDYRPLWRPVGLPPSGRGVQVSILGVAGVTLGAEEGFEMNLLGLNMGLDFSPFRLRLPFIGGLGNDNLQQDKP from the coding sequence ATGCTCTCACTGAAAGTGTTCAGCCTGTTTTTTGTTGCCGTACTGCTGTTATCGCTCGGAGCCAGCATTGCGCAGGCAACGCGTCACGGCGAAAGTTCAGAGTCAGGTGGCTGGGCGACTGCCCGGCGTGATTCGGCTGGCATAGCGCCCGATCCGCGCGCTTTATATAGCCTGGCTATCATCCAGGTCTATGCCGCGCCAACCTATGGCTGGAAAGGGCGGGTGGCGGTGCATCCCTGGATCATCTTCAAGCGTGCGGGTGAAACGCGCTACACGCGCTATGAAGTGATTAGCTGGGGCAGTGGCGACAAGGTCCGCCGCAACACCAACCTGCCGGATGGCTACTGGTATGGCGCAAAACCGCGGCTGCTGGTGGAACATCGCGGACCGGAAGCTGAAGCGATGATTCCGCAGATAGAAGCCGCCATTAAATCGTATCCGTGGCCGACAACCTATCGTGCGTGGCCTGGACCGAACAGCAACACCTTCCTGGCACACATTGGCCGCGAAGTGCCCGCCCTGAGGCTGGATCTCCCCGCCAATGCGCTGGGCAAAGATTACCGGCCACTGTGGCGTCCTGTCGGACTGCCGCCATCCGGGCGCGGTGTGCAGGTGTCGATTCTGGGCGTGGCGGGCGTGACACTGGGTGCAGAAGAGGGATTTGAAATGAACCTGCTGGGTCTGAACATGGGACTCGATTTTTCGCCGTTCCGGCTGCGGCTGCCATTTATTGGCGGTCTGGGCAACGACAATCTTCAGCAGGACAAGCCCTGA
- the ppx gene encoding exopolyphosphatase produces the protein MPISHKSTPKPQEFAAIDLGSNSFHMVIARVVDGAMQVLGRLKQRVHLADGLDAQHNLSEEAMERGLACLALFAERLQGFSPSNVTIVGTHTLREAVNAETFLQRAAEVIPYPIEVISGHEEARLIFMGVEHTQPEKGRKLVIDIGGGSTELVIGEDFEPQLVESRRMGCVSFAQLYFPKGEISRENFRRARLAAAQKLETLAWQYRLHGWQYALGASGTIKAACEVLQAMDEKEKLITPERLDKLYDEVMKHKSFAALSLPGLSEERKGVFVPGLAILCGVFDALAIRELRLSDGALREGVLYEMEGRFRHQDIRSRTAQSLANHYAIDSDQARRVLDTTEQLYLQWSEQNPKLANPQLAALLKWAAMLHEVGLTINHSALQRHSAYILQNTNLPGFNQDQQMLLAALVRFHRKAVKLDELPRVTLFKKKQFVPLIFLLRLGTLLNNQRQATTRPDALTLKCDDGHWTLIFPAGYFNQNNLVQLDLEREQVYWNDVTGWKLILEEEA, from the coding sequence ATGCCAATTTCTCATAAAAGTACGCCAAAACCCCAGGAGTTTGCGGCGATTGACCTGGGCTCGAACAGTTTCCATATGGTGATTGCGCGGGTCGTCGATGGTGCGATGCAGGTACTGGGCCGCCTTAAACAGCGCGTCCATCTGGCTGACGGGCTGGATGCTCAACACAACCTCAGCGAAGAGGCAATGGAGCGGGGATTAGCCTGTCTGGCCCTGTTCGCCGAGCGCCTGCAGGGCTTCAGTCCCAGCAACGTGACGATTGTCGGCACTCATACGCTGCGTGAGGCGGTCAACGCCGAAACCTTCCTGCAGCGGGCTGCTGAGGTGATCCCCTATCCGATCGAAGTGATTTCAGGTCATGAAGAGGCGCGTCTGATCTTTATGGGCGTCGAGCATACGCAGCCGGAGAAAGGTCGCAAGCTGGTGATCGACATCGGCGGCGGCTCCACCGAGCTGGTGATTGGCGAGGATTTTGAACCGCAACTGGTTGAGAGCCGACGCATGGGTTGCGTCAGTTTCGCCCAGCTCTATTTCCCGAAAGGGGAAATCAGTCGTGAAAACTTCCGTCGCGCCCGTTTAGCGGCTGCGCAGAAGCTGGAAACGCTGGCGTGGCAATACCGTCTGCATGGCTGGCAATATGCGCTGGGTGCGTCCGGCACCATCAAGGCCGCCTGCGAAGTGCTGCAGGCGATGGATGAGAAAGAGAAGCTGATTACGCCTGAGCGCCTCGACAAGCTCTACGACGAGGTGATGAAGCACAAATCCTTTGCGGCCCTGAGCCTGCCGGGCCTGTCAGAGGAGCGCAAAGGGGTGTTTGTGCCCGGACTGGCGATTCTCTGTGGCGTGTTTGATGCGCTGGCGATTCGCGAGCTGCGTCTTTCTGACGGTGCGCTGCGTGAAGGCGTGCTCTATGAAATGGAAGGACGTTTCCGCCATCAGGATATTCGCAGCCGTACGGCGCAAAGTCTGGCGAATCATTACGCCATCGACAGCGATCAGGCGCGCCGCGTGCTGGACACCACCGAGCAGCTTTATCTGCAGTGGAGCGAGCAGAACCCGAAACTGGCTAATCCGCAGCTGGCCGCCCTGCTGAAGTGGGCGGCGATGCTGCACGAAGTGGGCCTGACGATTAATCACAGCGCCCTGCAACGTCATTCAGCCTATATCCTGCAAAATACCAATCTGCCGGGCTTCAATCAGGATCAGCAGATGCTGCTGGCGGCGCTGGTCAGATTCCACCGCAAAGCGGTGAAGCTCGACGAGTTGCCGCGCGTTACGCTGTTCAAGAAAAAGCAGTTTGTGCCGCTGATTTTCCTGCTGCGCCTGGGTACCCTGCTGAACAATCAGCGCCAGGCCACTACGCGTCCGGATGCGTTAACTCTAAAATGCGATGACGGCCACTGGACGCTGATTTTCCCGGCGGGCTACTTCAACCAGAACAACCTGGTTCAGCTCGATCTGGAACGTGAGCAGGTTTACTGGAACGACGTCACAGGATGGAAGCTGATCCTCGAAGAAGAAGCCTGA
- the tehB gene encoding tellurite resistance methyltransferase TehB: MTQPTAPLSGENYFAETYGLTPPHSEVVSALPQLNVGKALDLGCGVGRNTLFLNQHGFDVTAWDHNPQSLARLQEIIARENLSGIHTEQRDLNNTRFNGGFNFVLSTVVMMFLQPQTIPQLIADMQACTVRDGFNLIVAAMNTEDMPCPADFSFAFKSGELSHYYRNWHIVKYNEHPGQLHRKDENGNRITCRFATLLAQKASY, translated from the coding sequence ATGACACAACCAACTGCACCACTTTCAGGCGAAAACTATTTTGCCGAAACCTATGGCCTGACGCCGCCCCACTCTGAAGTGGTTTCGGCTCTGCCTCAGCTCAACGTCGGCAAGGCGCTGGATCTGGGCTGTGGCGTGGGACGCAATACGCTGTTTCTGAACCAGCACGGCTTTGACGTCACGGCATGGGACCATAATCCGCAAAGCCTGGCGCGCCTGCAGGAAATTATTGCCCGGGAAAATCTCAGCGGGATTCACACCGAGCAGCGCGACCTGAACAACACGCGCTTTAATGGCGGCTTTAACTTTGTGCTGTCGACCGTGGTGATGATGTTTCTGCAGCCGCAGACCATTCCACAGCTGATTGCTGACATGCAGGCCTGTACGGTCAGGGATGGTTTCAACCTGATTGTGGCGGCGATGAATACGGAAGATATGCCCTGCCCGGCTGATTTTTCCTTTGCTTTTAAGTCGGGCGAATTGAGCCACTATTACCGTAACTGGCACATCGTGAAGTACAACGAACATCCCGGCCAGCTGCATCGCAAAGATGAAAATGGCAACCGCATTACCTGCCGCTTTGCTACGCTGCTGGCGCAAAAAGCGAGTTACTGA
- the ppk1 gene encoding polyphosphate kinase 1, whose amino-acid sequence MGQVKLYIEKELSWLSFNERVLQEAADKSNPLIERMRFLGIYSNNLDEFYKVRFADLKRRILIGEEQGSASTPRHLFKKIQQRVMKSDQEFDALYNDLLLEMARNQIFLINERQLSPNQQAWLRHYFKHELRQHISPILITHETDLTEFLKDDYTYLAVEIIRGDDIRYALLEIPSDKVPRFINLPAEPPRRRKPMILLDNILRYCLDDIFKGFYDYDALNAYSMKMTRDAEYDLVTEMESSLLELMSSSLKQRLTAEPVRFVYQRDMPEAMVELLCHKLSISNFDSILPGGRYHNFKDFIGFPNVGKNNLVNRPLPQIRHIGFDGFRNGFDAIRDRDVLLYYPYHTFEHVLELLRQASFDPSVLAIKINIYRVAKHSRIMDAMIHAAYNGKKVTVVVELQARFDEEANIYWAKRLTEAGVHVIFSAPGLKIHAKLFLISRREGEEIVRYAHIGTGNFNEKTARLYTDYSLLTADARITNEVRRVFNFIENPYRPVTFDHLMVSPQNSRRMLYELIDTEIANAQQNKPCGITLKINNLVDKGLVDRLYTASSVGVKVNLLVRGMCSLIPDLPGISENIRVISIVDRYLEHDRVYIFENGGDKKVFLSSADWMTRNIDYRIEVAVAILDPHIRQRILDIIAIQLSDTVKARIVDKELSNHYVQRGNRRKVRSQLAIYDYIKKLEQPE is encoded by the coding sequence ATGGGTCAGGTAAAGCTTTATATAGAAAAAGAATTAAGCTGGTTATCCTTTAATGAACGGGTTTTGCAGGAAGCAGCAGATAAAAGCAATCCACTGATTGAGCGGATGCGCTTTCTGGGCATCTACTCCAACAATCTCGACGAATTCTATAAAGTGCGTTTCGCCGACCTCAAACGCCGCATTCTGATTGGTGAAGAGCAGGGTTCCGCAAGTACGCCACGCCATCTGTTTAAGAAAATTCAGCAGCGGGTGATGAAGTCCGATCAGGAGTTTGACGCACTTTATAACGACCTGCTGCTGGAGATGGCACGTAACCAGATCTTCCTGATCAATGAACGCCAGCTGTCGCCCAATCAGCAGGCGTGGCTGCGCCACTACTTCAAACATGAACTGCGTCAGCATATTTCTCCGATTCTGATCACCCATGAAACTGACCTGACCGAATTCCTTAAAGATGATTACACCTACCTGGCAGTAGAGATTATCCGTGGTGACGATATTCGTTATGCACTGCTGGAGATCCCGTCCGATAAAGTGCCGCGCTTCATCAATTTACCGGCAGAGCCACCGCGCCGTCGCAAGCCAATGATCCTGCTGGACAACATCTTACGTTACTGCCTGGATGATATTTTCAAAGGCTTCTATGACTACGACGCGCTTAACGCCTATTCAATGAAAATGACGCGTGACGCCGAGTACGATCTGGTGACGGAGATGGAGTCGAGCCTGCTGGAGCTGATGTCCTCCAGCCTGAAGCAGCGACTGACGGCGGAGCCGGTGCGGTTTGTCTATCAGCGTGACATGCCAGAGGCGATGGTTGAGCTGCTGTGCCACAAGCTCTCGATTTCCAACTTTGACTCAATACTGCCGGGTGGCCGCTATCACAACTTCAAAGACTTTATCGGCTTCCCGAACGTCGGTAAAAACAACCTGGTTAACCGCCCGCTGCCGCAGATTCGCCACATCGGTTTTGATGGTTTCCGCAACGGCTTTGATGCGATACGCGACCGCGACGTACTGCTCTACTATCCGTACCACACCTTTGAGCACGTGCTGGAACTGCTGCGTCAGGCGTCGTTTGACCCCAGCGTGCTGGCGATCAAAATCAACATCTACCGCGTCGCTAAACACTCGCGCATCATGGATGCGATGATCCATGCCGCCTATAACGGTAAAAAAGTCACGGTGGTCGTTGAGCTGCAGGCACGCTTTGATGAAGAAGCCAATATTTACTGGGCGAAACGCCTGACCGAAGCGGGCGTGCATGTCATTTTCTCCGCACCCGGCCTGAAAATTCACGCCAAGCTGTTCCTGATCTCACGCCGCGAAGGCGAAGAGATTGTGCGCTACGCGCATATCGGCACCGGCAACTTTAATGAGAAGACCGCGCGGCTTTATACCGACTACTCGTTGCTGACCGCGGATGCGCGCATCACCAATGAAGTACGCCGGGTGTTCAACTTTATTGAGAATCCTTACCGGCCCGTGACGTTCGATCACCTGATGGTGTCGCCACAGAACTCGCGCCGGATGCTGTATGAACTGATCGACACCGAAATTGCCAATGCACAGCAGAATAAGCCCTGCGGCATTACTCTGAAAATCAACAATCTGGTGGACAAAGGTCTGGTAGATCGGCTTTATACAGCCTCCAGCGTAGGGGTGAAGGTTAATCTTCTGGTGCGCGGAATGTGCTCATTAATCCCGGACCTGCCGGGGATCAGTGAAAATATTCGTGTCATCAGTATTGTTGACCGCTATCTGGAACACGATCGCGTCTATATTTTTGAGAATGGCGGCGATAAGAAGGTGTTCCTCTCCTCCGCTGACTGGATGACACGTAACATCGATTACCGCATCGAAGTGGCCGTGGCGATTCTCGATCCCCACATCCGGCAGCGCATACTCGACATTATTGCTATTCAGTTGAGTGATACGGTGAAAGCCCGCATCGTCGATAAAGAGTTGAGTAACCATTACGTCCAGCGCGGCAACCGTCGTAAAGTGCGCTCGCAGCTGGCCATCTATGATTACATCAAGAAACTGGAACAACCTGAATAA